A single genomic interval of Alphaproteobacteria bacterium harbors:
- a CDS encoding phosphatidylserine/phosphatidylglycerophosphate/cardiolipin synthase family protein, translating to MMDDYAGHRFLQLFAEKARQGVKIRLMFDGVGSRGLLVSKLLDDIRLAGGEVYFYNSLLSHRAFMPSRWLPRSHVKTLLIDGEVAHTGSACMWEIMERWHEMHCRFTGPAVADVAAHFSSVWESRDKNETIRDGLKPDMNACTSYAVSHPTLRMNPIYRELLQQIKSAKKSIRLVTPYFLPPRRLRHELIRASRRGINVEILVSAKTDVPLADHVSHSYFPGLLRRKIRIFLYPYQVLHAKYALIDDSWATIGSTNMDYLSLFHNREANLIIRAPQNVLHELRVASDAYMRDSTQVDMQYCRNIPFMERLAGYMGRWIKGIL from the coding sequence ATGATGGACGATTATGCCGGACATCGCTTCCTCCAGCTTTTTGCCGAGAAGGCGCGGCAGGGCGTCAAGATAAGGCTGATGTTCGACGGGGTCGGCAGCCGCGGCCTGCTGGTCAGCAAGTTGCTGGACGATATCAGGCTGGCAGGGGGCGAGGTTTATTTCTATAATTCACTTTTATCGCACCGTGCTTTCATGCCGTCACGCTGGCTGCCGCGCAGCCATGTCAAGACATTGTTGATCGACGGCGAAGTGGCGCATACCGGCAGCGCCTGCATGTGGGAGATCATGGAACGCTGGCATGAAATGCATTGCCGATTTACGGGGCCCGCCGTCGCCGATGTCGCTGCACATTTTTCCAGCGTATGGGAATCACGCGATAAGAATGAAACCATCCGCGATGGACTGAAGCCGGACATGAATGCTTGCACCTCATATGCGGTATCGCATCCCACATTGCGCATGAACCCGATTTACCGCGAGCTTCTGCAGCAGATCAAATCGGCTAAGAAATCAATCCGCCTTGTGACGCCGTATTTCTTGCCGCCGCGCCGTCTGCGCCATGAACTGATCCGCGCATCGCGGCGCGGGATAAATGTAGAGATACTTGTCAGCGCCAAAACCGACGTGCCACTGGCCGACCATGTATCGCATTCATATTTTCCGGGGCTGCTGCGACGCAAAATCAGGATTTTTTTGTACCCATATCAGGTTCTGCATGCAAAATATGCGCTCATCGATGACAGCTGGGCGACGATCGGCAGCACGAACATGGACTACCTGAGTCTTTTTCACAACCGCGAAGCAAACCTGATCATACGTGCGCCGCAGAATGTACTGCATGAGTTGCGCGTTGCATCCGATGCCTATATGCGCGACTCAACACAGGTTGATATGCAATATTGCCGGAACATTCCTTTCATGGAACGGCTCGCCGGTTACATGGGCCGCTGGATCAAGGGAATTTTATGA
- a CDS encoding MCE family protein: protein MEKTAPYFLVGVFMTGMVIASVCFLIWLVGPQEQKNFKFFTVEFHDSITGLEEGAAVQYMGVKVGKVVAVRLVKDNPELVHVDIGVDKSTPVKSKTRVTMATQGVTGLVRIEMATAKEDTSEASIVGDMKYPLLQGSASKLYEALEDIPAITSQVRAITAKFDTMLNDRTMAAVQAAMVNLENISRDLNGVLSPVNVSNVSMLLDNLSLSSAQMPKLIENMGSTVDNLDNAAENFSRLLDRNRPHIDRFASDGLEQFTAASRATRGTANSVRKLADKLDRDPSQVIYQPSSRGVEIPK from the coding sequence TCTTTATGACGGGTATGGTCATCGCCTCCGTCTGCTTCCTGATCTGGCTGGTGGGCCCGCAGGAACAGAAAAATTTCAAGTTTTTTACCGTCGAGTTCCACGATTCCATCACGGGACTTGAGGAGGGTGCGGCTGTTCAATATATGGGCGTCAAAGTCGGTAAAGTGGTCGCTGTACGCCTGGTGAAGGATAATCCTGAATTGGTGCATGTCGATATTGGTGTTGATAAATCAACGCCCGTGAAGTCAAAAACCAGGGTCACGATGGCGACGCAGGGCGTGACGGGGCTGGTGCGTATCGAAATGGCCACCGCAAAAGAAGATACCTCGGAGGCTTCTATCGTAGGGGATATGAAATATCCGCTCCTTCAGGGCAGCGCGTCGAAATTGTACGAGGCGCTTGAGGATATTCCGGCCATTACATCGCAAGTGCGCGCGATCACGGCGAAGTTCGATACGATGCTGAACGACCGCACGATGGCGGCGGTACAGGCCGCGATGGTGAACCTTGAAAACATCAGCCGCGACCTGAACGGCGTCCTGAGCCCCGTAAATGTGTCGAACGTCAGCATGCTGCTCGATAACCTGAGCCTGTCGAGCGCGCAAATGCCCAAGCTGATCGAAAACATGGGCAGCACCGTCGATAACCTCGATAACGCAGCCGAGAATTTCAGCAGGCTGCTGGACCGGAACCGGCCGCATATCGACCGTTTTGCGTCGGACGGGCTTGAACAGTTCACCGCCGCGTCACGCGCGACGCGCGGCACTGCGAATTCGGTCCGCAAGCTTGCCGACAAGCTCGACCGCGATCCCTCTCAGGTCATATATCAGCCGTCTTCGCGCGGCGTGGAGATTCCGAAATGA
- a CDS encoding membrane integrity-associated transporter subunit PqiC encodes MNKLFPVLACICLAALAGCGNITKSKAPPVSVYTLHAEKPEKRVSSAAVIVQEPEMPAGFDTARIALHMSGGRRMDFYADAAWPDALNKVMQDFIIQSARFSAVTPDSGVNAPYSLQVKVNDFQPVYADTAQGMAEIRVSLTFRLIDRSSEKLLRDFTLSEKMPASANTITAITGDLETLLRKVTASGLARISKDVTVKKPAPEPAKPVVP; translated from the coding sequence ATGAATAAGTTGTTTCCTGTCCTCGCCTGCATCTGCCTTGCCGCGCTTGCGGGCTGCGGCAATATCACCAAATCGAAGGCGCCGCCGGTGTCGGTCTATACGCTGCATGCCGAAAAGCCTGAAAAACGCGTATCATCGGCGGCAGTTATTGTGCAGGAACCGGAAATGCCGGCGGGCTTCGACACCGCGCGTATTGCATTGCATATGTCCGGCGGCAGGCGTATGGATTTTTATGCGGATGCCGCCTGGCCGGATGCGCTTAACAAGGTCATGCAGGACTTCATCATCCAGTCCGCGCGGTTTTCCGCCGTGACACCGGATAGCGGTGTGAACGCACCTTATTCGCTGCAGGTCAAGGTAAATGACTTCCAGCCGGTCTATGCGGATACCGCGCAGGGCATGGCTGAAATCCGCGTGTCGCTCACATTCCGCCTGATCGACCGCAGCAGTGAAAAATTGCTGCGTGATTTCACGCTGTCGGAAAAAATGCCCGCTTCAGCCAATACCATCACGGCGATCACGGGCGATCTTGAAACGCTGCTGCGCAAAGTAACCGCGTCGGGATTGGCGCGCATTTCAAAAGATGTGACAGTCAAAAAGCCTGCGCCGGAGCCTGCAAAACCGGTAGTTCCCTGA
- a CDS encoding endonuclease/exonuclease/phosphatase family protein translates to MTFKVLFSNIGYARGIDGTLWQHLCRFNRHFYCSIPLQQQVLMQLKNIIAATNPDICCFVEIDEGSVHSARFNQIKYLLDDEYRHYDIADKYGPGNWLAGLPLHFGKSSAFMSRLEYPFEKLYFTTGSKRLIHRIALPNNVMLYFTHFSLQRKVRQQQFSELRMQIEEQGVPVIIMADFNIMQGFAELKPFLDGTDLAILNDEQQPTFRLHRATKALDLCICSKSLANKMDLKIIQQPFSDHAALLLEAAW, encoded by the coding sequence ATGACATTCAAGGTCCTGTTCAGCAACATCGGCTACGCGCGCGGCATAGACGGCACGCTGTGGCAGCACCTATGCCGCTTTAACCGTCATTTCTATTGCAGCATACCATTGCAGCAGCAGGTGCTGATGCAATTGAAAAACATCATTGCCGCCACAAACCCCGATATATGCTGCTTTGTCGAGATTGACGAGGGATCTGTTCATTCCGCGCGTTTTAACCAGATAAAATACCTGCTGGATGACGAATACCGTCATTACGACATCGCTGACAAATACGGCCCCGGCAACTGGCTGGCTGGTCTGCCGCTGCATTTCGGAAAAAGCAGCGCATTTATGTCGCGCTTGGAATATCCGTTTGAAAAGCTCTATTTCACGACCGGCTCCAAACGATTGATCCATCGTATCGCGCTGCCTAACAACGTGATGCTGTATTTCACGCATTTTTCGTTGCAACGGAAAGTGCGTCAGCAGCAATTTAGCGAACTGCGCATGCAGATTGAAGAGCAGGGCGTGCCTGTCATCATCATGGCTGATTTTAATATTATGCAAGGCTTTGCCGAGTTGAAGCCGTTTCTTGACGGCACAGATCTCGCGATATTGAACGATGAGCAGCAGCCTACATTCCGCTTACACCGCGCCACGAAGGCACTGGACCTGTGCATTTGCAGCAAGTCACTTGCCAATAAAATGGACCTGAAAATTATCCAGCAGCCTTTTTCCGATCATGCCGCATTGCTGCTAGAGGCGGCGTGGTGA